A single window of Flammeovirga agarivorans DNA harbors:
- a CDS encoding class I SAM-dependent methyltransferase: MKTNTPKDRFSLSIDPSWRVLEIGGGHNPHPRANVVVDKYDNTNNGHRAGDIVVRKGQEFILADGENLPFEDNEFDYVICCHVIEHVENPTQFVKEMTRVGKRGYLEMPSLMGEYLVPKGSHEWVFMDIDDTVVGLKKNSVGPIGEDLDFGDFFLYYLQRESIAFKLLIETYPNILTVRYEWEDSLAIEMNPTDEKVRDYFHGAWTKEQILNQFPKRTLKQELSVFFNAFMHLTRAMFSKIITGQRLRKLDNSIGLNTQKVKS, from the coding sequence ATGAAAACAAATACACCTAAAGACAGATTTTCTTTATCCATCGATCCATCTTGGAGGGTATTAGAAATAGGAGGAGGGCATAATCCTCACCCAAGAGCTAACGTTGTTGTTGATAAATATGATAACACAAATAATGGGCATAGAGCAGGAGATATTGTTGTTCGTAAAGGACAAGAGTTTATTTTAGCAGATGGTGAAAATCTACCATTTGAAGATAACGAGTTCGATTATGTCATTTGCTGTCATGTCATCGAACATGTTGAGAATCCCACGCAATTTGTAAAGGAAATGACGAGAGTTGGAAAAAGAGGCTACCTAGAAATGCCATCTTTAATGGGAGAATACCTAGTGCCAAAAGGATCACATGAATGGGTATTTATGGATATTGATGATACTGTTGTCGGTCTAAAAAAGAATTCCGTTGGACCAATTGGAGAAGATTTAGATTTTGGAGATTTCTTCCTTTACTACCTTCAAAGAGAGTCGATTGCTTTCAAATTATTAATTGAAACTTATCCCAATATCTTAACTGTTCGATACGAATGGGAAGATTCTCTTGCTATAGAAATGAATCCAACCGATGAAAAAGTAAGAGACTATTTCCATGGTGCATGGACCAAAGAACAAATTCTTAATCAGTTCCCAAAAAGGACATTAAAACAAGAACTATCTGTTTTCTTTAATGCATTTATGCATCTCACCAGAGCCATGTTCTCGAAAATAATTACAGGACAACGATTAAGAAAATTAGACAATAGTATAGGGTTGAACACTCAAAAAGTGAAATCATGA
- a CDS encoding glycosyltransferase family 4 protein has translation MNIKWLSCVEKGCGIGEYSDQMVVELLHQNQTSTLYRKGTPSTYAIDYPHRSLRGLKDYIAPYYLYKQLKKIDSEDTILHADNIDAFTAIHWSQKKTKIKCVTIHDVIPLIYPQKNQWQRRYYNYQLKSSILHSDQIFTVSHYSKNDLIAKTGVNEKKVKVIYNGINHDQLKPVKNKKENERFTIRYIGGLGAVHKNATALIEVAKILEEKNIDFLMQIGSGNAALTPLPSLVEKYNLKNIEFVGYVKDEDKASFLGQADCFLFTSLYEGFGFPPLEAMACGTPVVSSNAASLNEILHDAAMLTSASPLDLANNIIRLIESKDLQKELVEKGIERASHFTWENSVKTLRENYDSIL, from the coding sequence AGAGTATTCCGATCAAATGGTCGTTGAACTACTACATCAAAATCAGACGTCAACCTTGTACCGTAAAGGTACTCCAAGTACGTATGCTATTGATTACCCTCATCGATCCCTGAGAGGATTAAAAGATTATATCGCACCTTATTATTTATATAAACAACTAAAAAAAATTGATAGTGAGGACACCATATTACATGCAGATAATATTGACGCTTTTACTGCGATACATTGGTCTCAGAAGAAAACCAAGATAAAATGTGTGACTATACACGATGTTATCCCATTAATTTATCCTCAGAAAAATCAATGGCAACGGAGATATTATAATTATCAGTTAAAAAGTAGCATCCTGCATAGTGACCAAATATTTACCGTTTCTCATTATTCCAAAAATGATCTTATAGCTAAAACAGGTGTAAATGAGAAAAAAGTAAAAGTGATTTACAACGGAATTAATCACGACCAATTAAAACCGGTAAAGAATAAAAAAGAAAATGAACGGTTCACCATAAGGTATATTGGAGGCTTAGGTGCTGTACATAAAAATGCAACAGCTCTAATAGAAGTTGCTAAAATTTTAGAAGAGAAAAATATTGACTTTCTCATGCAAATTGGAAGTGGAAATGCGGCTTTAACACCATTACCTTCATTAGTTGAAAAATATAACTTAAAGAATATTGAGTTTGTTGGTTATGTGAAGGATGAGGACAAAGCTAGCTTCTTAGGACAGGCTGATTGTTTTCTATTTACTTCTTTATACGAAGGGTTTGGATTTCCACCTTTAGAAGCTATGGCTTGTGGTACACCTGTTGTTTCTTCAAATGCCGCATCACTAAATGAGATATTACATGATGCCGCCATGCTTACTTCTGCCTCACCATTAGATTTAGCTAATAATATAATCAGACTAATAGAATCGAAAGATTTACAAAAAGAATTAGTTGAAAAAGGAATAGAAAGAGCATCTCATTTTACTTGGGAAAATTCAGTCAAAACACTTAGAGAGAACTACGATTCTATATTATGA